A genome region from Carya illinoinensis cultivar Pawnee chromosome 2, C.illinoinensisPawnee_v1, whole genome shotgun sequence includes the following:
- the LOC122301527 gene encoding probable methyltransferase PMT23: MAIAFTVPSLIKERKYPFIVTLSVLLICFSILLFTNTTPYPLFLYYSSLTSPHPSYPTTPSLPILPSQNDTSMFRWTLCKGSVALDYIPCLDNLKAIKALKSRRHMEHRERHCPDPTPRCLVPLPTGYRIPLPWPKSRDMVWYDNVPHPKLVEYKKDQNWVRKSGDYLVFPGGGTQFKEGVTSYIEFIEKTLPAIKWGRHVRVILDVGCGVASFGGYLLDRNVITMSFAPKDEHEAQIQFALERGIPATLSVIGTQRLTFPDNAYDLIHCARCRVHWDADGGKPLLELNRIIRPGGFFVWSATPVYRDDERDQNIWKAVTALTKSMCWKVVAKTVDSSGIGLVIYQKPVSPSCYEKHKENNLPLCEQKDWKNSSWYAPLSSCVSLLPVDSMGNLLPWPMPWPKRLSSKPPSLTSESGAEEMFYEDTKRWSALVSDVYLKELAINWSSVRNVMDMNARYGGFAAALIDLPAWVMNVIPINVPDTLSIIFDRGLIGIYHDWCESFNTYPRTYDLVHSSFLFRDHSQRCDAVDVVVEMDRILRPGGYVLIQDTMEMIKKLSPILQSLNWSLTLYEDQFLVGKKGFWRPTIGETKL, from the exons ATGGCCATCGCATTCACAGTGCCGAGCTTAATCAAAGAACGAAAGTACCCATTCATAGTAACCCTCTCAGTCCTGCTTATCTGCTTCTCAATCCTTCTCTTCACCAATACCACTCCTTACCCGCTCTTCCTCTACTACTCCTCCCTTACCTCCCCACATCCCTCTTACCCTACAACTCCCTCTCTTCCCATTCTCCCCTCTCAAAACGATACCTCCATGTTTCGTTGGACGCTCTGTAAAGGTTCCGTGGCCCTCGACTATATCCCTTGTTTGGATAACTTAAAGGCGATCAAGGCTTTGAAGTCCAGAAGGCATATGGAGCACAGGGAGCGGCATTGCCCAGACCCTACCCCCCGCTGCTTGGTTCCCCTTCCCACTGGTTACAGGATCCCGCTTCCGTGGCCAAAGAGCAGGGACATG GTTTGGTATGATAATGTTCCTCACCCGAAGCTTGTTGAGTACAAGAAAGACCAAAACTGGGTGCGTAAATCTGGTGATTATCTTGTTTTTCCTGGAGGTGGCACTCAATTCAAGGAAGGAGTCACTAGTTACATTGAATTTATAGAAAAG ACATTACCAGCTATTAAATGGGGAAGGCATGTCAGGGTTATATTAGATGTCGGTTGTGGTGTTGCTAGCTTTGGTGGATATTTGCTGGATAGAAATGTTATTACAATGTCATTTGCTCCAAAGGATGAGCATGAAGCTCAGATACAGTTTGCTCTTGAACGAGGAATTCCTGCTACTCTTTCTGTCATTGGAACGCAAAGGCTGACGTTTCCGGACAATGCATATGATTTGATTCATTGTGCACGCTGCAGGGTTCACTGGGATGCAGATG GTGGGAAACCATTATTAGAGCTCAACAGAATTATTAGGCCTGGTGGTTTTTTTGTTTGGTCTGCCACGCCAGTTTACCGTGACGATGAAAGAGATCAAAATATATGGAAGG CTGTGACGGCTCTGACAAAATCAATGTGCTGGAAAGTTGTGGCTAAGACTGTTGATTCATCTGGAATTGGTCTTGTAATATACCAGAAGCCTGTCTCACCTTCCTGCTatgaaaaacacaaagaaaataaTCTACCCTTATGTGAACAGAAAGATTGGAAAAACAGTTCATG GTATGCACCTCTCAGTAGTTGTGTTTCTCTGCTTCCAGTTGATAGTATGGGTAATTTGTTGCCCTGGCCTATGCCCTGGCCCAAGAGGCTTAGCAGTAAGCCCCCAAGCCTAACAAGCGAATCAGGTGCTGAAGAAATGTTTTATGAGGACACAAAGCGTTGGTCTGCACTTGTATCTGATGTTTATTTGAAAGAACTTGCCATTAACTGGTCAAGTGTAAGGAATGTGATGGATATGAATGCTCGTTATGGAGG TTTTGCTGCTGCCCTTATTGATCTACCTGCCTGGGTAATGAATGTCATCCCCATCAATGTGCCAGATACTCTATCCATTATATTTGATAGAGGGTTGATTGGAATCTATCATGACTGGTGCGAGTCTTTTAATACCTATCCTCGAACATATGATCTAGTGCACTCCAGCTTTCTCTTCAGAGATCATTCACAAAG ATGTGATGCTGTAGATGTAGTCGTCGAGATGGATCGCATATTGAGACCAGGTGGGTACGTTTTGATTCAGGACACCATGGAAATGATTAAGAAGCTTAGTCCAATATTGCAATCGCTGAATTGGTCACTAACGCTTTATGAGGATCAGTTTCTTGTTGGTAAGAAGGGTTTCTGGCGTCCAACAATTGGAGAAACTAAATTATGA